atgcctggctttcccTGTAGTTTTAAGCACCTGTTGTACATGGCTGTGCATCTCTTGGGTTTGTGTggtccacccacacacccacttctGAAAGCATGGCAACCATGATTCCATTGgtccttctgtgtgtctgttataccttctctcccttctttctagGGCTATGACATAACTGTCTGGCCCATGAACACTGAAGGCTCCCAGGGACACCTTGGTGGGCAACCTCAGGATCTAACGGCAGATTCTGGGAGGATCCTTGAGGTGGGTGGAGAGGACAGAATGGGTTTGTTGAGGAACCCTTTATGAAGCACAAGGCCCAAATTTCCTGTGTACAGACAAataaactgaggctcagggagaaTAGGCTCTTGCCCAAGATCAGACAGAAGACGTGCGAACTGACCAGCCAAGCCTGTCTCTGTTTAAGTTCTATCATCTTCTGTCTTGATTCTTCCAGAGTCCCTGAAGCTGAGTCCTGAGTGGCTACTTACTGCAGACCACAGCCAGTCAAATGCTGGGCTTCCCATGGTGCTACCTCTAATGGCTTTTGGTTACTTATGTTACTGTGAAATAAGAGATCCGACTGTCCTTCATGTAGCCTACAGCTCATTATTCCCCAGGCAGGGGGTGAAGACTGGTGGCTTAGCATTTCCTGGATGCTCCTGACTTGCCCCCATTTTTTCTAGGTTCAGGGACCCCAGATGACTTACGATGGCCTTTTCCCGCCGCTTCCTGGCATGCCGGACGCTTGGGGTTCCATCTGAACAGGGCCCTCTGCTCTCACGTCTGTCAGTGAACAAGCAAGGCACAGTGCTCAATCTTACTCTTGCAGAAACCCAGCCCTGACTGTGTAGGACCAAACACTGGCCTGGTGTCCTCTGGGGCTCCCAAGCTGAGATTCCTGGGAAGCACCCATATTAATTCTTGTCCTGACCTTCCAGGACTCGCCCTTCTTCACTGTTAGGGGTAAAAAGCCCTTTCGCTTCTTTGCATTATTAattcgattaaaaaaaaaaaaagaatcccagttGGTTTTATATATTCCCATTTCCCAAAAGAAAGTCTAAAGCTCGGGTTCTAGTAGAGATTTGGCCAAAACTTagaaaggagagaagtgagaCCTGGAATCAGGTCTACTCTAAAGTCATGCTCGTTTATACTCCAGCTTGGAAGGGCCACATCATTACAAAATCCATCAGCTCCTCTTGTTCTCGTGGGGTTGCAGCCATACCCAGGGCCTGCCCTTCCCCAGatgagtctttaaaaatataacttagaAGCACATGAACTTTTGAGCTCCACAGACTGAACTTAAACCCCTGTTTCTTCTACTTCTacctctggtctacagagcgagttccaggacagccagggctacacagagaagccctgtcttgaaagaacgaaaacaaaacagaaaaagaaacacatatcCTCCAACTGCATCTGTGAAGCCCCGAGTACCATAGCAGAAGGTGATAACTCGTGACTTGCTAACTTTCAACACTATTATTCAGTCAAGAGTTATCATTCACTGAGACCAGAGTTGGAGGCCCTTCCCTTCCAGATTGCTGAGACAGGAATTCTTGGAACTGGGTTGGCACTGTTCAGCTGGTCTCAGTGCATTGTCTGTTGATGGCCAACAGGAAGGAAGTAGCTCTAGAGAAGGCTAAGGGATGGGTTTCCAGGCCTGTCAAATACACACCTCTGTGGGCAGTTCGACAGGGACTGGCATAATCAAGTCACTCTGTCCAGTGAACAGAAACGGCCAGACCTATAtctaagaagagaaaacagggaaTCTATAGTCTCAGGAAAGGTCTAAACCTTTAGGGCCCTGGGatacagaccctgtttcaaatccATGAGCTAGGTGGGAAAGGAAGTGCCCAGGGACTCTAGTGCtggcagggggggtggggggtgggggctcaaCACTGGGGAAACTTCAATGGCATTAAGATGTCTTAGTGACAAAGTCCTGGGGAATTATAAAAGGACCAGTAGGCAAGTCTTGAGAGTTCTGCAAGACAGCTGAGCTGATGGCTTGTCAGTGAGTCCTCAGGGAAAGTCGTTTGTAGTAACAGATAACCTCCACATTGGTTTGTGGGGCATTCCtagaatttatgtgtgtgtatcatttgATGAGCAGAGGGGCCTTTGCTTTCTTGGGGGTCCTTGAAGAGCTAAGAACAGCTAGTAGAGATGTGTGCATGTAAACCTGAATTTGTCTAGGGTATCTCTAAGATCTGAATTCTGATCTCAGGATGCTTTGAGAACTTGAGAACTTGCTAGAAATTCGAATTACCCACACCCACAGACTCAGGTGTTCAGCAGACCCCTCACCTCAGCAACTTCACTAGATCCCCACACAACTCCACGTCTCTACTCAAGGCTAAAGAGTTCCATCTAGTGGCCATTCAGGTAACCTCACGCTCAGAACTGCGACACCCTCGCCCACCCCTTGCAAATCTTTCTGGAGTCTCTCCAGGATGAAGCTGGTCCCATTACCTGCTGTGAtgagagaaagcagaagctgCTCTCCCCCAaatctgcctccaggttcctgccttgcatccctgccctgacttcccttggggATAgagtgacctgagagttgtaagatgaGCTCACTCCTTTCCTCTGCACACTGCTTTTTGTCGTGGTATTTTAATCACGGCAATAGAAACTCCTTTCTAGGTCCAGTGCTCACAGATGGGATGCTCAAGTAGCTCCTGATGCACcgtccccccccccgcccccgcccccgcccccccccgccaCTGGGCTCTTATAGGGTCTGTACACAGCAGTAAGCAATGCAGGACCAAGCCCAGGCGTAAAGCCCAGCACTGCTTTTAGTCTGGGTGTTTTCCAGAACACAGATCAAAACCACAGCCCTGGGCTTGACTTGACACATTAACATCATGTTGCTTTTCAACTATGTAGGTCTGCATGTTCGCATAAAAATCTATCTGTCGACATACACAAAGTAGGAAACAAGGGTCAAGTTCATTAGGCTATAATGTCTCAGGGGGCCAGATTGTGGAGTTTCTTTCCAACAGTCCCTGCTGGGCTTCACTTGCTTCAGATAGCTCATGTCTTGGGGAGCCCATCTCATGCCTTCTGACCAAGGCTGGGCTGCAAGCGGAGATGCAACCTAAGCCTCAAAGCAAATTCCTGGGGCTCCTCCCCTCTGGTACCTAATGGCTGCTCGGATATCCCTCTCCCCTGGGCCACCAAGAATACCTGAAGTTCTTCCGGGTGGCTGGTGACCAGGAGCTGCAGGATGAGGAGCCGGAACTGGAGCGGCTTCGGGAACAGAGCTGCCGACTGGCCTTACTAGGTGGGCTCTGGTAGGGGCAGTGGTCAGAGCAGGGAGGGCTGACCCCTGAGTCCTCTCCTTCATcgtcctcttcccctccctcctcctcttcctcctcctcctcaagtAGGAAGCTACTCtcgccactgctgctgctgctgtcctcaAATACGGTGTCATACTCCGGGCTTTTACAGGACGCCAGGTCTTCATCCTCCAGAGCAGTCTCCAGCAGCCCAAAGTGCTTTGTGAGGCTGGCACGGATCTCATGGTCTCTTAGCTGCATGCTGTCCTTGGGGGTAGGGTCACAGTTCTGGTCCGCCTCCCTCCTAGGGGCCTTTGTTTCCATTGGCAGAGGGGCACCCTGCTGGGCCAAGTCTTCAAGGTGGACCCCAATTGGCTCCCAGGACCGCAGCACCTTCCTCTGCAGGGCAGCCTCTGGCCTGAGCACCTGGCAGTAGTCGTGGTCTCCaaaggagcaggagaaggggCGCTTCTGGCCAGCCTGTGAGACTGGCTGGGTTGTGGCATGCTGCAAATGGGACAGGAGCTCACTTCGCTCTGGGTGCCTCTTGGGCAGCTTGTGGGAAGCTCCTGGGGTAGCTGTGAGCGGAAGAGCCTCGGGGGAGGGAAGGCTGGGAGCTGTGTCTTGGCCTGGGCTGGGCTTGGTGTCTGGCTTGAAGGGGTCCTCCTCCATGGGTTTGTATGGAGGTGTGGTGGGTGGCGTGAGTCCTGCCCAGGCAAGAGGAAAAAACAGGTGAGGGAAAGGCAGGTCTTCTTGGAGGACATTAAGAGTTCTGTTTGCAAGGACAAGTGGCTGTGTGCCACAAGATCCCTATAGGTGGGTGGTCACCACACTGCTGCCTAAGCCTGTATGTagcccagggatcctcctgttcGTAGGAGCTGTCATGAGATGGAAGTCAATGGGCATCCCTTTGGGACTTGGTAATGGCAGCTAATGTGTCTAGGTCAGAGATATCTGTTCCTGCTCTACTGACAGTCATTGAAAGAGCCCTGCCTCAGGGTACCCCTGAATAGAAGAAACAGTGCTATTGGGAAAACCAACCATTCGATGTCTCTGATGCTACTCGATCTGCCTTTGTCTTCTGGTCTTCCCAGCACATCACAGGAACGTGCTAAAAATACCCACTCCTTTCTCTCCATGCCTTCCAAAGCCTACAGGATGGTGCCAGGCACCTCTATGGCTTGGCCCTTTGGGgactttattcctttcttcctatGTCTTGCCTTTAGATAGGAGCAGCGGACGGACTGGTAACTCCAATGTACCCTGTACTTCCATTCTTTTGTGTCTTTACTCCTATCAATTCTTCAGCTAAAGCGGATCCTTCTTTGTTTTCCAACGCCTGTTGGTCCTTCAACCCCTTGGCACTGCCCCATCCTGGGCACTTCACCATTTGACCAAGCCTCACTGACCTTCTGCCTTAATGAGCAGACAGGAGCACATGGCTAACCATTCTCCTGAAGGTTTAGCCTCACCAGACTGTGGTCTtctccagagctgtgtctttgttttctgacCTCAGTAGCCCTTCAGCTGCAGGTACCAGCAGGTGAAGGGCTGGCCCCCAGGCCCTGACCCCCCCTTCCCAGTATGCTCCTTGTGCATCTCAATGCTAGAGTAGTTCAGGGGGGCAGTGGTTAGTTCATGAGGAGATGCACTCCCGCCCAGGCCATGCAAGCTCCCCACAGGTACCCCACCAGCTGAACCCCTAGCTCACCTGCCGTGCCGCAAAGCTCCACCGTCAGGGACTCCTCAAAGCTCTTCTTGCCAAGAGAGTCGCTGGTAGAGGCAGGgaggacagaaagggaaaaggcTGGTCAGTAGGAGGGCTTCTACAGGCCCAGACTTTTGAGGGGAGCAAAAGGCACTGTAATAGACCCTGGGTCTGCCATGGAAAGAAGAATGTGCTGAGGGGCCCCATCCTGGCTGTTAAAGAAATATAAGTTGCAGTTTATGGAAGGTCCGGACAAAGTTTGATGTAGATTCCTTGATTTGTAGATTGAAcaactgaagcccagagagggaaGGAACTTTCTTCCAGGCCCCCCAACATCATAGGCTTCCAACCCCCCATCTCAAAGAATACCCTCTAGAGTCCTGGAGATGCCAGCTTATGAAATGGCTCAACTCTCCGTCTTTCTCCTCAGCTCAGAGACTCCCTTTTAAAACTCAACCCCCTTGGAAGGAGTCTGGATCCCAAGGGCTCAAGATAACAATGAAGGCAGGTCCTGAGGATGGGGCCAGGCTCAGGGGCTGATAACCTCCCACCCAAATGCACACATCTAAGACAAAAGCTCATGGTATAGTAGACTGATAATTTTAAATCTACCTTTGTGACAAGGCCAGCATGAGGCACCTGGAGGAGtctgaaaagacaaaaaagaaaataagattccCCACATACACCATTCTCCCCCTTTGGGGAGCCCTCACATTTCCAGGGGCACCAAGGACAGATGCCCTTTAAGGTGACATATGGCCATCTAAGGGAAGGATCGGGTGCAATTCAAATCCATCTTGCATGGCTGGGGCTCAGCCAGAAGATCTCCTCACTTTGCGGAAATAGCAGATGGGTCAGGCAACCCTTGCTGGACAAACAGTGCAGCACAGTAGCCATGCACTGAGGCCAAGGCTCCAAGCCCAAGCTATGATTCTAGATGGTTCTAGTGACGGGTCCTTCACTAACAAGCTCTGAGCCTTGGGCCTCCCTCTCTGTTGGTTATTTTACTTGAAACAGGTCTGCATATGTAGCCCAGACTACATATTCTATCCTCTATCAAAttctatcctcctgtctctgcctcctaagtattgtgcctaactttattattattattatttttaccacCCCTTGCCCTTATCCAAGCATGGATAAGGCCTCTTGTTCTCTATTCATTAAGCAGTGCTTTGATATGCATGATGAAAATCTTGAAGAAGACCAGGTGTTTTCCTGAAGGTCTGCCAAGTTATACGGAAAGGGCAGTGGACAACCAGATCCAACCTCACTCAACACATAGGACTGAGTGCTCTGAGATCCCAGTGGAGATACTCTGTCCACCCCACCCTCTCTGGTGGACCACAGAATACCTCTGGAAGGGGGCTGTGGGCAGCTTGGATCTTCATCTGTGTCCCCGCACCCACTCTCACAGGGGCTTTCCAGGGCGGGGATCTGGGATCCCTGGGGGAGCTGCCGGCCTTGACTACTGTCTGTGAGGCTGCCCAGGTCTTCCTCcaggttgtgggtctctgtatccaGGCACATCGAGGGCAGAGCACCTAAGGGCTCATCAGTGAATGTCAGCCAGGGGCCCAGCTCTGGATTCAGTCTCCTGGAGCGCCGCACAGGGCACACAGAGCTGTCCATCTTCCTCCCTAGTTTGGTCCATGGCAGGCCACGACCTGGTCTCTTCCTGCCccactcctcttcttcctcttctttttcttcttcctcttcctcttcttcttcctcctcctcctcatcttcctcccgCTTTTGCCTTGTAGGCTTGTTAACGTCCCGTTTCACCTCCAGCCTCAGAGGACGCAGGCTGGGTCTAGGCCCGGTGCTCTTGGGGGAAGCAGTGATTCTCACCTCTTCTGCCATGGCAGAGTGGGCAGGGGAGGCCTGACTGTCCTTGGGGGGCCTGGGCCTGGACTGAGGTGTGAGGGAAGCATAGACAGGTACGGCCAGGCGGTAGGGCTTGCTAACATCACAGAGGATATCTTGGGCCAGAAGTTCCCTTAGGATAGAGAACTCAGTCCAGAAGGCTTTGGGGGGATGCCGGGATCGGGGTTGAACCTGCCTGGAGAGGCTGCTGCAGGACTGGGGGATTGGCTCTGGGGCCTGTTGGGGCAGCTTCCTCTGAGGCAGGCAGTAGGTATGCATATAGCGAATGAGCTGTACCATGGCCCTCACATCCTCCTCGGGAGCCTGGGCACTGTCGGAGCTGGCCATGTCCTGTGCTAGGGAGTCTTGGGGAGAGGCTGGAGTCGGCCAAGGGCTTGGGCaatcctcccccacctcctcctcctcctcctcctccttggagAGGAGCTGAGGGCTCGGGTGTGGAGTTGGGGAGCAGGCTTTCACTCTGGGACAGGGCAGCACCGAAGTGAGGTGCTTATGCAGTTCTGTACAAGGCCGGCTCTGAGCCCGCAGTGTGGGGGTCTTCTTGTCCTGGGTGCCATCCACCTGGAGAAGTAAATATGCCAGAGTGAGCAGGAAGGGGCACAATACTTCTCCCTCAGCCTGCTCTAGTAAGTAGCCAGAAGATCCAGCATCTCTCTCAGGATCATAGGAATGGCCTGTTCCTTCATTCCATCCCTAGGCCCCAGCAGGGCTGAGTTGGTGAGACAGCTAGACTTCTCCAGGGCTCCCAGCCTAGGCACCACTGTAGACCCTTCTAAATATCCACCAAAGCTTTCTCTGACCCACCAAGAAATAGGGCCAGGAGAGGTATGGGTGTCACCTTTTGTGTACAAGGTTCTAAAGTGGCCAGAGACTCCTCAGAAATCCTGAAGCCCTAGTATGATCTGAACTGTGGCCTCCAAAGCCAGATGTTCTCATCTGTTCCCCATTAGCTCATGAGCCCTAAAGGAGGCCACACCTTCCTGTATCTGCTCTAATACGTGTCAAGGTCTGTGTCAATGTCTCACAGCTCAAAACACTCAAGTGTGGGAAAGTACAGAGCTCTTGTTAGAGGCTCAAACTATGCTGGTTTCAAGGAGCAGTAACTGGGATTCTGGCTCAGCCAGAgctgtgagggagagagagagactggtgtAGACTGAATCTGCCACTCGTGGCCACCGCTGACAGCCACCTAGGGACCCAGGTTACTTCTGGGAAAATGCAGAAATACCTTGACACAAGGCCGCTGACTTCTGGAACTGAGGCTGGTCTGGGACCAGGTGGCCCCGTCCTTCAGAGCGTCAGAGCTTGCTGTTGGGGAGGATGTGGCCAGGAGGAGCTTCTGTAgctgggaagaggcagaggggaaaAGACTAGGGCCAGGTACACTTAGAGACATAGGGCACCACCTGCCCGCTGACCACGCCCTGGCCAGGAAACAGATAGCTGTCTACCAAACTCCCAAATACTACTACCTCATTGTTCGTACAGTCAGTCACCCAAGGGAACAAGTCTGGATGATGCCTGCTCAGTCTACTGTTAGAGTCAGTTAACTCCATATGCCTGTAATAGACACATGggtatacatacatagatgtacCGATGGAGAGGCTATAAACCAAAAGGATGCTTGAGATAGGATCCAGCTGACTTCCTCTTCGTCCATGGCATTTAAGaatgtatttctttaattaaGTACATAGTACTCACATAACACgcacatgggtgtgcatgtgtgtgtgtgtgtgtgtgtgtgtgtgtgtgtgtgtgtgaaattctaCAAGGTAGACAATTAAAAGCAAGTCTcctggccaggctgtggtggtgcatgcctttaatcccggcactcaagaggcaaaggtaggcggatctctgtgagtttgaggatagacTGGTCTTCagagcaggacagccagggctatgacacagagaaatcctgtctagaaacaaaccaaatgcaaaagcaaaagcaagtcCCCTTCCTTCTCAAggtcctttctccttcccagatgCAACTGCCACTATTTTCCTATAAGCCTTCATGAGGTGGACTTTAATCATAATATATAACCATACAAGAATATATCCAAGGTATATGCTACCTTCAACCCACTCAGCTGTTTGCATACAAGTAAAAGAATGCTAACCTttagtttgtcttttcttcaactatttttatgtttggggtgggggtggggtgggggtcaggtcacatgtagcccaggctttcctcAAACTATGTAGATAAGGATGATTTGAATGTCTggccttcctgtctctccctctcaagtgctgagatttcaggatGCACCTCCACACCCAATTTTATGGGTTTCATAATGTGCCAGACAAGCAAGTATCTTACCTAGTGAGCTCCTCCCCCCAGCCCTCAGATAacgttaaaaataataaagattgcTGAAGCTCCCCAGCTTCCGGTCCCTGCTGGCAGGTTCATAGTTCATCTACCCTGAGAgcaaagagactgaagaaaaaataTCTTCAGGCTCTACCGCAGCTGAGGTGAGAACAAGGTGAGAGGTACCCTGGGATTGTTCTAGGGCACCAAGTGTTTCCTGGGGGAATACGTCTTCCCAGCACCCCCAGCAGACAGCACCAAAGGCCCAGCTAGAGAAAGGCCACACCTTACACTCTGAGTGACTGAGGACCCCTGACACCTTATCTACAGCGccctcgtgcacacacacacacacacacacacacacacagacagacagacagacagacactccaCTTTGTGACTTTGAATCCTAGGCTAGAGGGAAGAGATCTGGTTCTAGTCTACCTCAGCCCCATTCCAGGTCACACCCTGAACAATCTATTTCCTTCTCTGCACAGACATAGGATGAGGGCAGGAAAGAGACACCAAGAataaatcagtcaatcaatcaatcaatcaatcaatcaattactGGATCtgagactttaaaacaaaacaaaacgaaacgaaacaaaacaaaacaaaacaaaacaaaacaaaacaaaacaaaacatgtctgAGGTTCAACAGACACTGCTGACCTGTACAGGATCTGTATAGATCTGTGGAGGTTCACAGGTCTTCCAGATTCCCAGGCCAGTCCTCTGGGATCCAAGGCAAGGCCTACGGTCTGCATGGCTTCTCTGGGCCCCTCTAGAACTATCAATATGCCAGGAGACTTGACCTTGAGTCCTACTGCCCATAAGCTAACACAGTGAGTGAGGGAAACACTCAAGCAGTGTAAGCAGAACCGAAGGCTCAGAACTAAGCCAGCCTTTGACCAGCAGGGGCTGCTCTTTCCCTGCACAAGGTCTCCTGCCGCAGCCTGGTGCAAAAAGTACTGAGAATTATCTACTGATGGTCTTGTTGGGGCTGAGTCAGCCAGTGTGTCCTAGGTGGGCCTGTATGTTAGGCAATGTGCTAAATGCTCCCTAGGTATTACCCACTGTAATCCTCCCAACAGTCTTTAACCCAGGCCCTGTGATCCACTCCCATGGGTCAGAAAGCTGAGTCAGAGAGAAGCTAAGAGAAGGTGTGTGTCCAAGGACCCGCAAGCTCTCATGAGGAGAACTGGGGTTCAAATCTAAGAGACCTCTTCCAGTCTGGAAGGATGCAGGACCCCATGGGAGGGAGCCGAATCATGATACGGAACACAATCTGGGCAGGGACACAGTAGACACTTGGTAAAAGTCCTCTCAATGCTCTGGGACCTcaaaggcagcagaagagaaGCCACTGGGCCCTACAACACAAGTCGGTACACATGGGGTCTAACTTGGTTGGCATACCAACTTACGAGACTCATGTCCTAGGCCTTCATTTCCCCAGAGCAGAACACGATGTTTAGCGAGGGCCTTTCCAGGATCTGAGAGCCCTCTCAGCTCTGACTGGCTCTAAAGCCCCCAGAAGCTCCAAAActccaaagaaaggaaggaacccTCGGCAGCTCACAAAGTTGACTCCATGTGCCTAGGCTTTGATATCCTCATCTAGAGCCCAGGGCAAGTATCTTCTGTAAGTTAGGAGGTCCAGACTCTTGTAAGGACAGTCAGAGCTGAAATCTTCTCCTCTCATTTCTTCACAGActctacacacgcacacatacacacacacacacacacacacacatttaacttGTATGTGTTAGTGTGAATACTGGTCCAATGTCTTTGAAGCATAACCTAAAAGGCTCTATTTGAAATGGAAGGCATGTATCCACCGACCCAGAAATTCTATTTCTAGAATTTGAATCTACTTACATGGGGCAACTGATGACTACAGTGCCGTGTATGACAATGGGGTAGGTGACAATGGATGTCCATCAGGAAGGGAATGATTAAAAGTTGGGACATCCTTATCTGGAAGTCCTACATAGTCAACAAGGAGACGGAGCTCCACACACTCATCTGAAAAGTTTccaggacatacacacacacacacacacacacacacacacacacacagcgctcAGTGAGGAAGCAAGGTGATGAACAGGCTATAAGGCAGGCTCTGTTGtttttgtagtttaaaaaaaaaaggtgaagaggAAAGTCATGTAACAGATCAGTAACCATGGTTACCTCTGGGAAAGAAGAAGGCAATTGTGAGAGGGCTCAGAGGTTTTGCTTTTAACTGTCCACGTTTCTGATACCTGCTTGGGTTTTTATCCTACGTGTGTTATCTTTGTGAAAATGTTTTTGCATggttttaacatttaaaagataCATAGAATGAAGTCTAATGCCACGGCCCAGGCAGGAAGGATAAGGTCCAGGGAAATCTCACACCCCAGGCCCTGATGCTCAGGGCCCTGACTGAGCTCGAAAAGACAGCTCAGCCCTCACTGGCCTGCAGTCTGACATCAGCTCCAGGCCATAGTCCTCACCAGTGAAAGCTCGTCCACGTCAGACGCTGGGGACAGAAGCCTCtccagggtggggctggggggtgcCGATAAGGGAGCAGGTGAGGCTGGGGTGCAGGATGCTGTGTCGCCTTCATCCAGTTCTGGGAAGGCAGCCAGCCCCACATCGTCTTCGGGGATGTCATCCAGGGTCTTCGTAAGCGCAGCCAAGAGAGCTTCATTCTCACTGTCAATCTGGATGGGAGAaacaaagggggaaaggagagggttAGTCACGGTGGGGGGAACCAGCTGCCTACCCCGATGAACCACAGCTACCAGCCCCTGAGCCTAAGAAATCCGTTCCATATCTCTGGAATATTCAGGAAATAGGTTGTCAACTCCAAGAACCACAGAATTTGATAAGCAGGCTATGGGAAGGGCCTCACCTGAAGACCCAGTCCTGGCTCTGCCACTCACTGAGCTGTGACGTAGGCAGAAGGTAGCCTATTTAGAGATACCTGCCTCTTCAATCAAAGACTTAAGCTTCTCTTCATCCTTGGTAGCAGGGTCCCAGCCCCTTGAACCTTGGGGTTCACACAGAGTAGAGGCTGGATATCCCAGGGCTCAATGGGACAGTGATAACTAGGGCAATGAAGAAACAGCTTGGACTTCCCATGGAATCCTTGGGTTTGCTCTCTTTGCTCCCTTGGGTAGAGGGAGTGGGTGCTGTCCTTAGGAGCTTGAACTCTGTCGCTGTTGACTCACAAAGACCACATTTACCAACTGTGGGTCCTAAAGGGCAGTTGGTTCTCCCCTGCCAGATGGGATAACAGACAGGACCCACACCAAGGAGTTCTTGCTGAACATGAGCAGGTGACTGCAGGTGCTTGGAAAACAGTGCCTGACACAAAGCAAGCGCTTACTACTTGCTACGCTATGCTTACTAACTATGCTACCACCATTTCAGAGACAATGATGAGGACCAGGGCCCACcccatttcttcccttcccatcACAGGATGTACTGCATCTGGCTTTGTGTTGGATGCTGACCATTCAGCATACCAAGACCATCATAGTCCCTATCCTTTTAGAACTTGACCCTTTGTGAAGAGTTGAgctaggccgggcgtggtggcgcacgcctttaatcccagcactcgggaggcagaggcaggcggatttctgagttcaaggccagcctggtctacaaagtgagttccaggacagccagggctatacagagaaaccctgtctcgaaaaaccaaaa
This DNA window, taken from Mus caroli chromosome 18, CAROLI_EIJ_v1.1, whole genome shotgun sequence, encodes the following:
- the Ppargc1b gene encoding peroxisome proliferator-activated receptor gamma coactivator 1-beta; this encodes MAGNDCGALLDEELSSFFLNYLSDTQGGDSGEEQLCADLPELDLSQLDASDFDSATCFGELQWCPETSETEPSQYSPDDSELFQIDSENEALLAALTKTLDDIPEDDVGLAAFPELDEGDTASCTPASPAPLSAPPSPTLERLLSPASDVDELSLLQKLLLATSSPTASSDALKDGATWSQTSLSSRSQRPCVKVDGTQDKKTPTLRAQSRPCTELHKHLTSVLPCPRVKACSPTPHPSPQLLSKEEEEEEEVGEDCPSPWPTPASPQDSLAQDMASSDSAQAPEEDVRAMVQLIRYMHTYCLPQRKLPQQAPEPIPQSCSSLSRQVQPRSRHPPKAFWTEFSILRELLAQDILCDVSKPYRLAVPVYASLTPQSRPRPPKDSQASPAHSAMAEEVRITASPKSTGPRPSLRPLRLEVKRDVNKPTRQKREEDEEEEEEEEEEEEEKEEEEEEWGRKRPGRGLPWTKLGRKMDSSVCPVRRSRRLNPELGPWLTFTDEPLGALPSMCLDTETHNLEEDLGSLTDSSQGRQLPQGSQIPALESPCESGCGDTDEDPSCPQPPSRDSSRCLMLALSQSDSLGKKSFEESLTVELCGTAGLTPPTTPPYKPMEEDPFKPDTKPSPGQDTAPSLPSPEALPLTATPGASHKLPKRHPERSELLSHLQHATTQPVSQAGQKRPFSCSFGDHDYCQVLRPEAALQRKVLRSWEPIGVHLEDLAQQGAPLPMETKAPRREADQNCDPTPKDSMQLRDHEIRASLTKHFGLLETALEDEDLASCKSPEYDTVFEDSSSSSGESSFLLEEEEEEEEGGEEDDEGEDSGVSPPCSDHCPYQSPPSKASRQLCSRSRSSSGSSSCSSWSPATRKNFRRESRGPCSDGTPSVRHARKRREKAIGEGRVVYIRNLSSDMSSRELKKRFEVFGEIVECQVLTRSKRGQKHGFITFRCSEHAALSVRNGATLRKRNEPSFHLSYGGLRHFRWPRYTDYDPTSEESLPSSGKSKYEAMDFDSLLKEAQQSLH